A segment of the Vicinamibacteria bacterium genome:
TATGGAATCTCCGACGTGACCACCGGGGCGGTGGTGGAGAACGACACCCTCTTCCAGGCGGCGTCGATCAGCAAGCCCGTCGCCGCGATGGCGGTCCTGAAGGCCGTCGAGGAAGGAAAGTTCTCTCTCGATGACGACATCAACCGAATCCTGAAGTCCTGGCAACTTCCTGGTGATGGCTTCACCAAGGATCGACCCGTGACTCCGAGAACCCTCTTGAGCCACACCTCGGGGACGGGAGACGGCTTCGGATTTCCCGGTTATCACCCTTCGGAGCCACTCCCTTCGACGGTTCAGATTCTCGACGGCGAGCCACCCTCGAACGTCGGCCCGGTTCGAATGGAGCGTCCGCCCCTGACGGGAATGAAATACTCCGGAGGTGGAGTCACGATCATGGAGCTCGCTCTCGTCGATGCCGTGGGGAAGCCCTTCCCCCGGATCCTGGCGGAATGGGTGCTCGGGCCCATCGGCATGTCGCACAGCGTCTACGAACAGCCATTGGGACCCGAGCGGGATGCGAAAGCGGCTCGGGCCCACGACGGGAGCGGCCAAGCCATGGACGCGAAATGGCACGTTTATCCCGAGCTCCAGGCCGCAGGACTGTGGACCACCTCCGTCGATCTCGCGAAGCTCGCCATCGAGATCCAGCGCTCGCTCGGGAACGAGTCGAATCGAGTGCTGAAGCGGGCCTCGGCTCGGGAGATGGTGGAGCCGGTCGGTGTGGGTGATTACGCTTCCGGATTCAACATCTCGAAGATCGGCGAAGGATGGTATTTCGGCCATGGCGGATCCAATTGGGGGTTTCGCTGCGATCTCATCGCGCACAAGGTCAAGGGCTATGGCGTCGCGATCATGACGAACGGCGACAACGGAGGCCTGGTCATTCGCGAGCTGAGGGAGAGAGTCGCCCGGGTCTACGACTGGGACTCGCTCGACAAGCCGATACCCCGATGAGATTTGGACAAGTAGCATTCCTGAGCTTCCAGGAGCCATATTAGGGGTTCCGTGGGGGTCGGGCTCGCCCGACCCGCGGGAAGATCGAGCCCAATGGAACGACGCAGGGGAGCCAGAACACAGTTTTCCATCGTCTACGTCCTTCTCGCGCTCGCCCTCGTCTTCCTCGTCCAGGGACTCGTTGCTCGCTGGCTCGGGCGGGCCGAGGAAGTCCCCTACAGCCAGTTTCGCGACGATCTCGCCAACGGTCGGATCGCCAAGGTGACTTTCGAGGAGCAGCGGATCGTCTATACCCTCCGAGAGAGCTCGGAGGGCGAATCCGTCGAGGGGAACTTCACCACCGTGCGAGTCGACGATTCCGAGCTCGTGCAGCACCTCGTCGAAGCGGAGGTCGAGTTCCAGGCCGAGCCGCCCCCGAGCGGCATCGTGACCGCCCTTCTCACATGGGTTCTCCCCCTGATTCCCCTCGCACTCATCTGGTACTTTCTCTTTCGACGGATGGGATCCTCCGGCCCGCTGTCCATCGGAAAGAGCCGAGCCAAGGAGATCGCGCCCGAGCGAACCAAGGTGACGTTCGAAGACGTGGGCGGCGTGGACGAAGTGGAGACCGAGCTCAAAGAAGTCATCGAGTTCCTGAAGGATCCATCCCGATTCACCGCGATCGGGGCGAAGCTTCCTACGGGCATTCTGCTCGTGGGACCGCCGGGAACCGGCAAGACTCTCCTGGCGCGGGCGACGGCGGGCGAAGCGGGCGTTCCCTTCTTCTCGATGAGCGGCTCGGAGTTCGTCGAGCTCTTCGTCGGTGTCGGGGCCTCGCGCGTCCGCGACCTCTTCGAGCAGGCGAAGACGAGGGCTCCATGCATCATTTTCATCGACGAGATCGACGCCATCGGTCAGTCGAGATCGTCCGTCGCCGCATTGCGCACGAACGACGAGCGCGAGCAAACGCTCAATCAGCTTCTCTACGAAATGGACGGTTTCGAGTCGAACCAGGGTGTCGTGATCATGGGCGCCACCAACCGACCCGAGATTCTCGACAAGGCGCTGCTCCGAGCCGGCCGATTCGATCGGCAGATCGAGGTGCCGCTTCCCACCGAGATCGGCCGTCGTCAGATCCTCGATATCCATACCGCGAACGTGCCCCTCGGTCCCGACTCCGATCTCGACCGTCTCGCTCAGATCACCGCTGGCTTCTCCGGGGCGGATCTGGAGAACCTGGTGAACGAGGCGGCTCTCATGGCGGTGCGGCGAGGCGACGCCAAGGTGGGCAAGCAGGACTTCGACGTCGCGATCGAGCGCATCGTCGCGGGGCTCCAGCGCGACACGCCGCTGAAAGGAGAGACGCGGCGACGGGTCGCCTATCACGAGGGAGGGCACGCCCTCGTCTCGCAGCTCCTTCCCAACACCGATCAGGTGCACCGGGTGAGCATCATCCCCACTTCCAAGGGTGCCCTCGGCTATACGATGGAGATGCCCGTCGAGGACCGCTACCTCATGAGCGAAGCCGTTCTCAAAGAGCGTCTGGCGGTGATGCTGGGGGGCCGCGCGGCCGAGGTGTTGATCTTCTCCGAGATCTCGACGGGAGC
Coding sequences within it:
- the ftsH gene encoding ATP-dependent zinc metalloprotease FtsH produces the protein MERRRGARTQFSIVYVLLALALVFLVQGLVARWLGRAEEVPYSQFRDDLANGRIAKVTFEEQRIVYTLRESSEGESVEGNFTTVRVDDSELVQHLVEAEVEFQAEPPPSGIVTALLTWVLPLIPLALIWYFLFRRMGSSGPLSIGKSRAKEIAPERTKVTFEDVGGVDEVETELKEVIEFLKDPSRFTAIGAKLPTGILLVGPPGTGKTLLARATAGEAGVPFFSMSGSEFVELFVGVGASRVRDLFEQAKTRAPCIIFIDEIDAIGQSRSSVAALRTNDEREQTLNQLLYEMDGFESNQGVVIMGATNRPEILDKALLRAGRFDRQIEVPLPTEIGRRQILDIHTANVPLGPDSDLDRLAQITAGFSGADLENLVNEAALMAVRRGDAKVGKQDFDVAIERIVAGLQRDTPLKGETRRRVAYHEGGHALVSQLLPNTDQVHRVSIIPTSKGALGYTMEMPVEDRYLMSEAVLKERLAVMLGGRAAEVLIFSEISTGAANDLERATALARRMVTEFGMSEALGPVRYAAGSGPGYLGRELGLESDLSPETASLIDKEVRRIIEEAQEQALELLRTHRSALDAIATVLQEREAIEGAEVGRIVSETASTKP
- a CDS encoding serine hydrolase domain-containing protein, translating into FIISLLLALLAAIPGSVAAQVSPPDAMARVEAAQIPNRQGLDPFTLEEIMAKYDVPGLSIAVIHDFEIHWAKGYGISDVTTGAVVENDTLFQAASISKPVAAMAVLKAVEEGKFSLDDDINRILKSWQLPGDGFTKDRPVTPRTLLSHTSGTGDGFGFPGYHPSEPLPSTVQILDGEPPSNVGPVRMERPPLTGMKYSGGGVTIMELALVDAVGKPFPRILAEWVLGPIGMSHSVYEQPLGPERDAKAARAHDGSGQAMDAKWHVYPELQAAGLWTTSVDLAKLAIEIQRSLGNESNRVLKRASAREMVEPVGVGDYASGFNISKIGEGWYFGHGGSNWGFRCDLIAHKVKGYGVAIMTNGDNGGLVIRELRERVARVYDWDSLDKPIPR